Sequence from the Stenotrophomonas sp. 364 genome:
AACGGGTCCGGCGCGCCGCTGCGCAGCTTCTCGCCCAGCGTCTGCAGGTCGCCCCAGTAGGCCTGGGTGGGCGTGGGCAGGTAGAAGTGCATCGTGCCGACCCGGGCCTGGGTGGCCATCACCCGCAGCACGTCGGGGGAGATGTTGAGCGTGGCGAAGGCGAACACCCGCGCCGGCAGGCCCTGCGGCAGCGGACGCCCCGGGCCTTCGAAGCGCGACAGGTAGGCATCGATGCGGCGCGCGCGGTACTGGTGGCCGCTGGCGATGTGCCGCCACAGGATCGCCTGCGGGTCCTGCGCGTCGGCCCCGGCCTCCCAGCGCAACAGCCAGTCGCGACGCCAGGCCTGGTACTTCTCGTACACCGCCGCCAGCTCGCCCGCCAACGCCCACGGCTTGAGTGGATCGGCCGCCGACAGGTAGGCCTGCAGCGCCTGCATCGGCGCCTGCGCCAGCACGGCCGGGTCGGTCAGCGCGGCGTACAGCTTCCAGCGCAGCGCCGCCGCGGTGAGGTCGTCATGCTCGCCGGGCACGTTGGCGTTGAGCGCCCGGGCCACGAATTCACCGGGGGTGAGGAATTCCAGGTTGGCGGCAATGCCATACTCGACCGCCAGGGTGGACTGCAGCCAGCGCCGCATCGCTACCTGCGGGATCAGCACCACCTCGGGCACCAGGACGGACTGGCCCGGCACCGGCTCGCGCACCGCCGTGGCCAGCAGCGCAGCCAGCACGTCGAGTGAATTGGAGTGGTACAGGCGGAAGTCGGATGCAGCATCAGTCATCGCGCCAGTGTGCCGCAGCGGCCGCGCGATCACGAGGGTGGCCGACGTGGGAACCGGCCGAGAAACCGACCATGCCGCGTCCCGGCACGGTGTGTTGCGAGCGGCGTCGCAGGCCGGGCGGCGGGGTCGTGCCACAATACTGCACGGTCCAGTTCGGTTATGTTCAGCCGTTCACCACGATCTTACAACGTTGGAATTTTGTTAATGGCGTCCATGACGGCTTCCGAAGAATCGCTGGTGCAGTTGTCCAACGTGCGTATCGATCGCGGCGGTCGCAGCATCCTGCGCGACGTTTCGCTGCAGGTGCCGCGTGGCAGCATCACCGCCGTGCTGGGCCCGTCGGGCAGCGGCAAGTCCACCCTGCTGGCGGCGCTGACCGGCGAGCTGCGCCCGGTGGCCGGCATGGTCACCCTGTTCGGCCAGCCGATCCCCGAGCGCAGCAGCGCGCTGCGCGAGATGCGCCGCAGCGTGGGCGTGCTCCTGCAGGGCAATGGCCTGCTCACCGACCTGACCGTGGCCGAGAACGTCGCCCTGCCGCTGCGCACCCACACCCGCCTGCCGGCGCCGGTGCTGCGCCGCCTGGTGGACATGAAGCTGCACGCGGTGGGCCTGCTGGCCGCCGCCGATGCCTGGCCGCGCGAGCTGTCCGGCGGCATGGCCCGGCGCGTGGCGCTGGCCCGCGCGCTGGCCCTGGACCCGCCGCTGATGATCTACGACGAGCCGCTGACCGGGCTGGACCCGATCGCCTCGGGCGTGATCATGAGCCTGATCCAGCGCCTCAACCACAGCCTGGGCCTGACCAGCATCATCGTCAGCCACCATGTGCACGAGACCCTGCCGATCTGCGACCAGGTGATCGCCATCGCCAACGGCGGCGTGGTGTTCCAGGGCAGCCCGGCCGACCTGGACGCCAGCCAGGACCCGCTGCTGCGCCAGTTCCTGCACGGCCAGCCGGATGGCCCGATTCCGTTCGATGCCGCGCCGCGCGCGAGGGTTGCCTGATGCCGTTTGTTGACGCCACCCGCTCGCTGGGCCGCGCCGGCCTGTTCTCGCTGACGGTGCTGCGCGGTTCACTGCCCACCGCCGATTTCCTGGCCGAGCTCACCCGCGAGATCTACAAGGTGGGTGCCCGCTCGCTGCCGATCATCGCCGTGGGCGGTGCCTTCGTCGGCCTGGTGCTGACCCTGCAGGGCTACCGCACGCTGACCACCTTCGGCGCCGCCGATGCCCTGTCCACGCTGCTGGGGCTGTCGCTGTACCGCGAACTGGCCCCGGTGCTGACCGCGCTGCTGTTCATCGGCCGGGCCGGCAGCTCGATCGCCGCCGAACTGGGCCTGATGCGCGCCACCGACCAGATCAAGGCGCTGGAACTGATGGCCATCGACCCGATCGCCAAGGTGGTGGCGCCGCGCTTCTGGGCGGCGGTGCTCACCGTGCCCCTGCTCACCGGCATCTTCTGCTCGCTGGCGATCAGCGCCAGCTACTTCGAAGCGGTCCACGTGCTGGGCCTGGACAACGGGGTGTTCTGGTCGGCGCTGAGCAACAGCGTGGACTTCTGGGACGACTTCGGCGTGGCAATGCTGAAGTCGGCGATCTTCGGCGGTACCGCCGCGCTGGTGGCCTCCTACGTGGGCTTCCACGCCGAACCCACCATCGAAGGCACCTCGGTGGCGACTACCCGCGCGGTGGTCAACGCCTCGCTGCTGGTACTGATGTTCAACTTCGTGCTGTCGGCAATGATGTTCCGCTGAACACCGATCCATGAAACCCGCCCGGGCACGCCTGGGCACCTGACAAACGAACAGTGAGACAACCATGGCCATCCGCGGTCCCAGACTTGAATTTTCCGTCGGCGCATTCCTGCTGCTGGCGCTGGCCTCGCTGCTGGTGCTGGCCGTCGCCTCCACCAACCAGCGCTGGGGTTTCGGCAGCGACGGCTACGAACTGAAGGCGCGCTTCACCCAGATCGGGCAGCTGCGCAAGCAGGCCCCGGTCAAGATCGGCGGCGTGACCGTCGGCCAGGTCGGCGCGATCGAGCTGGACCCGCTCAAGTTCGACTCCATCGTCACCCTGAAGCTGGACCCGAAATTCAAGGATCTGCCGGCCGACACCTCGGCAGGCATATTCACCAGCGGTTTGCTCGGCGAGAGCTATATCGGACTGCAGCCGGGCGGTGACCCGGACGTGCTCAAGTCCGGCGACGAGATCGTCTTCACCCAGCCGGCGGTCGACCTGCTGCAGCTGGTTGGCAAGTACATGTTCAGCGGCCCGGCCAACGCCGGCGGTGCTGAGTCCCAGGATGCCCAGGGCGCAGAAGCGCCTGCAACGGAACCGCAAAAATGAACCTCAAACTGATCCCCGCCCTGCTCACCTCGGTCCTGCTCGCCGGCACTCCGTCGCTCAGCTTCGCCCAGGCCGCCCCGGCCCCGGCCGTTGCCGCGCAGAACGATGCCGGCCAGGCCGTGCTGGACGCCAGCACGCGCATCCTGAGCACGCTGCAGCAGCGCCGCAGCGAGTTCCGCGCGAACCCGACGGTGCTGCGCACCTTCATCAACAGCGAGCTCAACAAGACCTTCGACCGTGACTACGCCGCCCGCCTGGTGCTGGGCGTGCACGGCCGCGGCGCCTCCGATGCCGACGTCAAGCTGTTCGCCGATGCCATGGCCGACAACCTGATGCAGCGCTACGGTTCGGCCCTGCTGGAAATCCAGGGCAAGCCGACCTTCCGCCTGAAGGGCCAGTCCCCGCTGCCGGGCAACCGCGGCGTGCGCGTGTCCACCGAACTGATGCGCGCCGGCAACGAGCCGACTCCGGTCGACTACCTGATGCGCAACGTCAACGGCCAGTGGAAGATCTTCGACGTGATGATCGAAGGCATCTCCTACGTGCAGACCTTCAAGACCCAGTTCGATGCACCGCTGCGCCAGAAGTCGATCCAGCAGGTGGCCACCGAACTGCGCAACGGCACCATGCAGGCCGGTCAGGCGCCCCGTGGCAAGTAACCCGGCCAGCGTGCAGCGCAACGGCACGGCGCTGGTCTTCAGCGGCGTGCTCGACCGCACGGCGGTGACCGCCCTGTGGCCGTCGCTGTCGTCGCTGGAGGGCGTGCGCCAGCTCGACCTGACGGCGGTGACGCGGGTGGACAGTGCCGGCCTGGCGCTGCTGGCCGAACTGGCGGCGCGTGCGCGCGCGGCCGGCGGCACCGCGGAGATCATCGGCAGCCCCACCGGTTACAACGAACTCAGTGCCGCCTACCGGCTCGCACCGACCCTGGATTTCCATGCCCTTTCTGCGGCGAGCTGACATGAACGTCATACGCACCCTTCCCCTTCTCGTGTTGGCGCTGGCGCTGACCGCCTGTGCCGGCAAGCCCGCGCGCGACAGTGCACCGGCCAATGTTGCCGTGGACAGCAGCCCCGCTGCAGCCACGACCGACACCGCGGTTGGCGCAACCGACAGCGCCAGCACCGACGTCCCGGCCCCCGTTGCCGAGGTCGCGGCGCCCACCGATGCCGGCACGCCGCCGGCCAGCGGTGACGCTGCGCCGACCAATGCCGAAGACGACTTCGCCGCGTTGTACGGCGGCCCGGCGCCGACGGCGGACGGGGTGGAACCGGAGCGGGCCATCTACGACCCGTGGGAACCGTTCAACCGCCGCGTGCACAGCTTCAACAACGTGGTCGACCGCGCCATCGCCCGGCCGCTGGCCACCGCCTACACCCACGTGGTGCCGCGCTTCGCGCGGACCGGCGTCAGCAATTTCTTCAACAACCTGCGCGCCCCGGTGACCATCACCAACCAGCTGCTGCAGGGCCGTCCGGACGATGCCTGGGACAGCCTGGGCCGGTTCCTGATGAACTCCACGCTGGGCATAGGCGGTCTGTTCGACCCGGCCAGCAAGGCGCTGGTGCCCAGCCGCAAGGAAGATTTCGGCCAGACCCTGGGGGCCTGGGGCTGGCGCCGTTCGCGCTACGTGGAACTGCCGTTCTTCGGCCCGCGTACCGTGCGCGACGTGTTCGGACTGGCCGGCGACATGCCGCTCTCGCCGATCCGCACCATCGAGGAAGACAAGGTGCGCATCGGTCTGCAGGGCCTGCAGCTGGTGGACATGCGGTCGCAGTTGCTGGCCATCGACGACATGCGCAACAACGCCGTGGACGAATACACCCTGGTGCGCGATGCGTGGCTGCAGCGCCGCAACTACCAGATCGAGAACGACCTGCGCGGCAAGCATGCCCGCGGCAAGGACGCCGACGACACCGCCCCGATCCCGGTCGATGCGATGCCGATGCCCAACTGGGGCAACTGACCCAACAAAAAAAACCCCGCCTCGGCGGGGTTTTTTCATGGGTGCTGGCCCACCGCCTCAACCTGATAGTGCCGGGCATGGCCCAGCACCCTTTGGGCTCAGACGGCCAGTGCGGCGTCGATCGCGGCCACCAGGCGGGCATCGTCGGCCGGCACGTCCGGGGCGAAGCGGCCAATGACCTGGCCGTCGCGGCCGATCAGGAACTTCTCGAAGTTCCACAGCACGCCCGGCGCCGGGTTGACCACCAGCTCCGGGTACTTGGCCACGGCGCCCTGCAGCTTCTCGCGCATCGGGCCTTCGCCGGTGGCGGTCGGCTGTGCGTCGGTCAGCGCGCGGTACAGCGGGTGCACGTCATCGCCGGCCACGCTGATCTTGGCGAACAGCGGGAAGGCCACGTTGTATTCCAGCTGGCAGAACTGCTGGATCTCCGACTCGCTGCCCGGCTCCTGGGCCAGGAAGTTGTTGGCCGGGAAACCCAGCACTTCCAGGCCGGCATCGTGCTTGGCCGCGTACAGCTGCTGCAGGCCTTCGTACTGCGGGGTCAGGCCGCACTTGGAGGCCACGTTGACCACCAGCAGCACCTTGCCGCGGTAGTCGGCCAGCGACGACGGCTGGCCTTCGATGGTGGTGACGGGGATGTCGTAGACAGTCTGGCTCACTACAGGTTCCTTGGGTTGGGACAGGAACGCCACGGGCTCGCCCATGGCGGGAAAGATTCAATCAACGCAGATCGTGCCCACCGCCACGCCGCCGTCGATGCGCTGGCGGCAGCCGAAGTTCTGGCTGATGTCGGTCTGGCAGACGCCGCGCGCCTTGGCACCGGGGGCCACCTCGCCCTGGGCCAGGCACTGGCCTGTGCAGTCAGCCTTGGTGCTGCAGGCCTTGCCGGCATCGGCGTAAGGCACCACGCACTGCACGCGTTGCAGCCGGCCCAGCGGCGTGAGCTGGCCACCGGCCTGCCGGCACGCGGCCGCATCCAGGTGTGCCGACGTTGCGGTAGCGGCGCCGTCGGCGGGTCCGGAGGCATCCGGCGTGGAGGTGGTGGCGCAACCGGCGACAGCCAGCAGCAGGGACAACAACACGGTCAGGCGCATGCAGGTTTTCCTTGAACGATCGACAGGTGCACAGCATGCGCGATCACGTGCATGCGGTGCATGTACGCCAGGTGTCAGTCCTGCGCGCTGCTGCCCTCGTCCAGGCCGCCGTCCTCGTCGTCGCCGGTGGCGTCGTCCAGCAGGTCCTGGCTCTGCTCGGCGGTGAGCGATTCCACCCCGCGCAGGCGGCGTTCGATGGTGCGGGTCTTGCGACTGGCTTCGCCCAGGCTGCGGCCGACCGTGCTGATCTGCTTTTCGGCCTTTTCCAGGATGCCGGCGAACTTGCCGAACTCGCTCTTGACCGCGCCCAGCAGGCTCCACACCTCGCTGGAACGCTGCTCGATGGCCAGCGTGCGGAAGCCCATCTGCAAGCTGTTGAGCAGGGCGGTGACGGTGGTCGGGCCGGCCACCACCACGCGATGCTCGCGCTGCAGCAGGTCGACCAGGCCGGGGCGGCGGATCACTTCGGCGTAGAGGCCTTCGGTGGGCAGGAACATCACCGCGAAATCGGTGGTGTGCGGCGGCACGATGTACTTGTCGCAGATCGACTTGGCCTGGATGCGGATGGCGCGTTCAAGCTGCGCGCCCTGCACGCGCACGCCGTCGGCGTCGCCCTGTTCCTGCGCATCGAGCAGGCGCTCGTAATCCTCGCGCGGGAACTTGGAATCGATCGGCAGCCACACCGGGGTGTCCTCGTGGCCACGGCCGGGCAGGCGCACGGCGATGTCGACCATTTCCCCGCTGTCCGGGCGCACCTTCACTCCGCGCGCGTACTGCTCCTGGGTCAGGGTCTGCTCCAGGATGTTGTCCAGCTGCACTTCGCCCCAGCTGCCGCGGTTCTTGACGTTGGTCAGCACGCGCTTGAGGTCGCCTACGCCGGTGGCCAGCTGCTGCATTTCGCCCAGCCCGCGCTGGACCTGCTCCAGGCGGTCGGAGACCAGCTGGAACGAGGCGCCCAGGCGCGCTTCCAACGTGGTTTGCAGCTTCTCGTCAACGGTGACCCGCATCTGGTCGAGCTTTTCGGCGTTGTCGGTCTGCAGGCTCTTGAGCTGCTGCTCCAGCGTGGCGCGCATCTCGCCGATGCGCGCCTCGTTGCGCTGGGTCATCTCCTGCAGGCGCAGGCCCAGCGATTCGGCCAGGCGCTGCTGCGACTGCGCGGTTTCCTCGCGGCCCTTGCGGGCGTCTTCGCCCAAGGCCTGGCGCAGCGCGACCATGTGGCTGTCGGTGCGCGTGGTCAGGTCCACCAGCTGCTGGCCGAAGGCCTCGATGCGGGCCTGCTGCTGCTGGCCGAAAACGTCCAGCTGCGCGCGCATGTCGTGCAGGCGCTGGGCGAGCAGTTCGCCGGTGCGCTGCTGGGCCAGCGCGCTCTCTTCGCGCGCCTTGCGTGCATCTTCGCCCAGCGCATCGCGCAGCAGGTCCAGGCGCTGGTCGGTGCGGGTGGACAGGTCGGTCAGCGCGCGCGCGAACGATTCCAGCCGCGCGTCCTGCTGCCGGCCCAGGCCTTCCAGCTGCTCGCGCAGCTCGCCGCGGCCCACCCGCGCTTCATCGCGCAGGGCCTGCTCAAGGCCGTCGTGCTGGGAACGCCGCAGCAGGACCAGCAGCTGCAGGACGAGGACGACACAGACAAGGCCGCCAAGGATCAGGAATTCGGTTTGCATGCGAGCAAGTGTAGGCTGAGCCGGTCTCATTGGCTGCGTCGGGCGGGTACATGCTGGAGTTGTATGGGAAGTCGACCTCGATCAACGTACGCAAGGTGCTGTGGCTATGCGCCGAGCTGGAGCTCGATTACCGGCACATCGGCGCCGACGCCGCGGCGGCCGACGCGGACCTGGATGCCTGCGTGCGCCGGTTCAATCCCAACGCGCAGGTCCCGGTGCTGCGGGAGGGCGACTTCGTGCTGTGGGAATCCAACAGCATCTGCCGCTACCTGGCGGCACGGGAGAAACGGCATGACCTCCTGCCGCAGGCGCCGCAGCGTCGGGCGCAGGTGGAGCAATGGATGGACTGGCAGGCCACCGATCTCAATACCGCATGGCGCTACGCTTTCATGTCAGTTGTACGCCGGCATCCCGAGTACACCGATGCTGCGGCGGCGGCATCCAGCCTGGCGCACTGGAATCGCCTGATGGGCGTGCTGGACCGGCAGCTGGCGCAGACCGGCGCGCATGTCGTCGGCGACGCCTTCAGCCTGGCCGACATCGTGCTGGGGCTGTCGACCCAGCGCTGGCGCATGACCCCGGGCGAAAAGCCGCTATTGCCGGCGGTGCAGGCGTGGTTCGCGCGGCTGGGTCCACGTGCGGGTTTTGCCCTGCACGTGGACAACGGCGTGCCCTGACGCCGTTCAGAGCTGGGTGAACACCTGCTCACGCGGCAGCCGCGACTTGGGCAGGCCGGCATTGAAGTTGGCCGCGCTGCCGTAGCCCAGCGCCACCAGCACCACGCTGGTGAAGCCGCGCGCGCGCAGGCCCAGTTCGGCGTCCAGCACCTCGGCGTCGAAGCCTTCCATGGGGGTGGCGTCGATGCCGTGCACGCCCGCCGCCAGCAGCAGCGTGCCTACGGCCAGGTAGGTCTGCTTCTGCATCCAGTGCTGCACGTCGCCCAGGGTGTGGCGGTGCAGGTCCACGTAGTGGTGCAGCGCGCCGCGCTGGCCCTCGCGCGCCTCGGGGGTGGGATAGCGGCCGTCGGCGGTTTCCTGGTCGATCACCTGGGCCAGGTACGCGTCATCGATACCGGTGCGGGTGGCAAACACGATCACATGCGAGGCATCGGTGATCTTGGCGGTGTTGTAGGGCTGGTGGGGCTGCGTGGCGCGGGCGATGCGCGCCCGTGCCTCTGGGGTGCCGGCCACGAGGAAGTGCCACGGCTGCGAATTCACCGACGACGGGGCGTTGTGCAGCACCTCGAGCAGGTCCTCCAGCACGGCCGGCGGCAGGGTGCGGGTGGGGTCGTAGGCCTTGGTGGTGTGGCGGCGCAGGGCCACCGGTGCGAGGGTCATGGGAACAGCGTCCATTGCAGGGTCAACAGGGGGTTCAGAAGCCTTCGAGGACCAGCTTGCCGCGCGCGCGGTGGCTCTCGATCAGGGCGTGTGCCTGGCGTAGATTGGCGGCGTTGATGCGGCCGTAGTGCTCACCCAGGGTGGTGCGCAGCACGCCGGCATCGACCAGTGCGGCCACCCGTTCCAGCAGGTCGTGCTGGCGCTGCAGGTCCGGCGTGTTGAAGCTGGAGCGGGTGAACATCGACTCCCAGTGCAGCGACAGGCTCTTGCGCTTGAGCGCCATCACGTCGAGCTGGCCGGGGTCGTCGATCAGGGCCAGCTGGCCCTGCGGGGCGAGCGCGGCCACGATCTGGTCGTAGTGCTGGTCGGTGTGGGTCAGGCTGGCCACGTGGCTGACCGCGGCGATGCCCAGCCGTTGCAGGCCGTCGGTGAGCGGTTGCGCATGGTCGATCACATGGTGCGCGCCCAAGCCATACACCCAGTCCTGGGTATCGGGGCGCGAGGCGGTGCCGATCACCGTCAGCCGGGTCAGCTGGCGCGCCAACTGGACCAGGATCGAGCCCACGCCACCGGCCGCGCCCACCACCAGCAGGGTCTGGTCCTTGCCACCGCCTTCGGGGATGCGCAGGCGGTCGAACAGCAGTTCCCAGGCGGTGATCGCGGTCAGCGGCAGCGCCGCGGCGGCGGCGTCATCCAGGCTGGCAGGCTTGTGCCCGACGATGCGTTCGTCCACCAGCTGGTACTCGGCGTTGCTGCCCGGGCGGCCGATCGCGCCGGCATAGAAGACCGCGTCGCCCGGCTGGAACAGGGCCACCTCATCGCCCACCGCGTCGACGATGCCGACCGCATCCCAGCCCAGCACCCGCGGTTCGGTCACGGCCACGCCGTTGCGCACCTTGGTGTCGACCGGGTTGACCGAGATCGCACGAACCGCCACACGCAGGTCGCGCGGACCCGGCTGCGGGATCGGCAGGGTGATGTCCTGCAGCGCGCGCGGGTCGCTGATCGGCAGGCCATGTTCGGTATAGGCAACAGCTTTCATCGGGGGCAGATCCGTTCGGGAAGACGCACAGCCTGCGCTTCACGGCGCGGGCCGGAAAGGCGCAGAATCGGGCAGCACTTTCTCTGTGGGAATGAAAATGGTCCGCATCGACGATCTCGGCCTGTTCGTGCGTACCGCCGCGCTGGGCAGCTTTTCCAATGCCGCGCGCGAAGCCGACCTGCTGCCCGGGCAGGTGGCCGCGGCGGTGGCCCGGCTGGAGCGTGAGCTGGACCTGCGCCTGTTCGTGCGTTCCACCCGCAGCCTGCGCCTGACCGCCGAAGGCGCGCTGTACCTGCCCTACGCGCAGGAAGTGCTGGCCGCGCTGAGCGAGGGCCAGGCACGGGTGCGGGGCGAGGACGCCGAACTGCGCGGGGTGCTGCAGGTGGCCGCACCGTCGGACCTGGGCCGCAACGTGCTGCTGCCGTGGCTGAGCGAGTTCCGCAGCGCGCACCCCAGGCTGCAGCTGCGCCTGCACCTGTCCGACCAGGTGGCCGACGTGTTCCGCGATCCGGTCGACATCGCCTTCCGCCTGGGCCGGTTCGACAACGCCAGCTACGTGGCGCTGCCGCTGCTGCCGGGCAACCGCCGGGTGCTGGCGGCCTCACCGGACTACCTGGCCCGGCATGGCACGCCCGACAGCCTGGACGCGCTCAAGGACCACCACTGCCTGCTGTACCAGCTGGCCGGGCGCGCCTACGACCGCTGGAACTTCGAGACCGATGGCCGCCGGGTCGTCGTGCCCGTACGCGGCAACATGGTCTGCGACGATGCCGACGTGGTGCGGCGCTGGGCCGTGGCCGGCGAGGGCATCGTGTTCAAGTCGTGGCTGGATGTGTGCGCCGACGTGCGTGCCGGGCGCCTGCAGGTGCTGCTGGGCGGTGCCGGCGACAGCCTGCCGTTGAACCTGGTGTGCCCGCACCGCAAGCAGTTCTCCCCCGCGATCCGCCAGCTGCACGCGATGTTCGAGCAGCGCCTGCAACCACTGCTGAAGGATCTGCCGCGCGTGGCCGGCTGACGCTATCGGGATGCGGGGCGGTGCCGGACAATGGCGCTCCCCCGTAGTCGAGTCGCCGCCATGCCGTGGATGGGCATCCAGGACCTGTGGACCTTCGTTGCCGCCGTGCTGGTGTTCCTGGCCCTGCCCGGCCCGGGCACCTTCACCCTGCTCACCGCCACCGGCCGCGGGGGCGTGCGCGGCGGCTACACGGCGCTGTTCGGGCTGCTGCTGGGCGACCAGATCCTGATGTGGCTGGCGGTGGCCGGCGTGGCCGCGCTGCTCAAGGCCAACCCGCTGGTGTTCCACGCGGTGCAGTACCTGGGCGCGGCCTACCTGGTGTGGGTTGGCATCAGCCTGCTGCGCCGGCCGCGCGGTGGGGGCGAAGAAGGCGGCATCCGCCTGCAGCCCGGCCACTACTTCCGCCAGGCGGTGCTGATCAACCTGCTCAACCCGAAGGCGATCATCTTCTACATGGCCTTCCTGCCGTTGTTCATCGACCCGGCCCGCCACCAGGGCGTGGTCACGTTCGCGACCATGGCGGTGATCATCTTCGTCATGGGGTTGGCGTATTGCTCGGTGCTGATCGGGGTGGGCAACCTGTTGCGGCGTAGGATTCTTCAGCATCCTCGTGTAGGACTTTTCCTGAAGCGCGTCGCGGGTGTTTTCCTGATCGGCTTTGGCGTGCGGCTCGGCGTCAGCGGCTGACGCCCCGCCCTCCGTGCCGATGCGCCGATCGGGCAGGCGTGGGTGCCGCGCGGCGAATAGACAACGCCATCGGAACGCCTGCTTTCGATCAGCAACTTGAGATTCCCCGCGACGCCCGTGCGGTGTCCAATCGGCCCCATCGCCCAACGGTCGCCGTCCACCGCGACCGCGCGCCCCACGCGAGGAACCGATGCCGCCCGTGTATTTCGTCCACCACCTTGCCGGTCACCGCGAGCGCCTGCTCGGCATGGCCACCGACCGTGTCGACCTGGCCCACCCGGCTGTCAGCCGGATCGTCGCCGGGTTGCAGCCACTGGATCGCATCGACCTGCGCGCATGCCGGTTTGACTGCCAGGCCAGCCTGGACCTGGCGTTGCGTCGGCGCATCCGCGAGGCCGAGCAGGCCGCGCAGGGCTGGCGGGTGTTCGACGCGCACGGCGTGCTGCGCTGCAAGCGTTTCCCCTGCGACGACCGGGTGGTGTTTCCCCACGGGCTGCCGGGCGATGCGCTGTGGCTGCGCACGCTGGTGGACGACCGGCCCGACCTGCTCGCCGGGTGACGCGTGCCGCCTCAGCGCGCGTCCAACGCCTGCCGCAGGTGGTCGATGAACACCCGCAGCTTCGGCGCCATCTGCTCGCGCGCCGGGTAGTACAGGTGGAATCCCGCGAACGGCTGCTGCCAGTCCTGCAGCACGCAGCGCAGGCGCCCGGCGGCCACGTCGGCGGCCACCACGGCCTCAAAGGCCTGGCCCATGCCCAACCCGGCCCGCACCGCCGCGTGGATCAGGCCGGTGTCGTTGAACACCAGCGGCCCGCTCACCGCCACGTCGAAATCGCGGCCGTTACGGCTGAACTCCCAGGGCATCAGCCGGCCGGTGCTGAGCCGGTGCACGATGCAGGCGTGGTCGACCAGCGCGGCCGGCGTCTGCGGTTCGCCGTGGCGCGCGAAGTAGTCAGGCGTGGCCACCACCACCTGCCGCTCCAGCGGGCCGATCGGCACGGCGATCATGTCGCGCGCCAGCGATTCGCCCAGCCGGATGCCGGCGTCGAAGCCACCGGCGACCAGATCGGCCAACCCCGGCTCCACGAACAGCTCCACCTCCACCTGCGGATACCGCGCCAGGAAACTGGGCAGGTGCGGCAGCACCAGCAGTTCGGCGGCCACGCGCGGCACGTTGATGCGCAGTTTGCCGGCCGGTACCGCACGCACGCTGTCCAGGTCCACGAACGCGGCCTCGATCTGCGCCAGGCCTTGGCTCACACGCGCCAGGAAGCGCGCGCCGTGTTCGGTCAGGCCCACCCGGCGCGTGGTCCGGTGCAGCAGGCGCACGCCCAGGCTGGCCTCCAGCGCGCGCACGGTCTGCGACAGCGCCGACGGCGAGACGCCCAGGTCATCAGCGGCGCGGGTGAAGCTGGCGCGCTCGGATACCCGGGCGAAGGCAACCACGGCAGACAGCGGGGGCTGGGAGGACATTGTGAAGCCTGCCTTCAAGGTCGATGTGGCGAACACCAGTTTATCCACATGGTGCGGCGGAGGATGCTGTGGGCACCGGCGCTCGACCGCGCCGCCCCTTCCCCGCTTCCGGAGCCTTCCATGCAGACCCGTACCCTTGGCCGCCACGGCCCCACTGTTTCCGCGCTCGGCCTGGGCTGCATGGGCATGAGCGCCTTCTACGGCGGTCGCGGCAGCGATGCCGAGGCCACTGCGGTCATCCACCGCGCGCTGGCGC
This genomic interval carries:
- the rmuC gene encoding DNA recombination protein RmuC yields the protein MQTEFLILGGLVCVVLVLQLLVLLRRSQHDGLEQALRDEARVGRGELREQLEGLGRQQDARLESFARALTDLSTRTDQRLDLLRDALGEDARKAREESALAQQRTGELLAQRLHDMRAQLDVFGQQQQARIEAFGQQLVDLTTRTDSHMVALRQALGEDARKGREETAQSQQRLAESLGLRLQEMTQRNEARIGEMRATLEQQLKSLQTDNAEKLDQMRVTVDEKLQTTLEARLGASFQLVSDRLEQVQRGLGEMQQLATGVGDLKRVLTNVKNRGSWGEVQLDNILEQTLTQEQYARGVKVRPDSGEMVDIAVRLPGRGHEDTPVWLPIDSKFPREDYERLLDAQEQGDADGVRVQGAQLERAIRIQAKSICDKYIVPPHTTDFAVMFLPTEGLYAEVIRRPGLVDLLQREHRVVVAGPTTVTALLNSLQMGFRTLAIEQRSSEVWSLLGAVKSEFGKFAGILEKAEKQISTVGRSLGEASRKTRTIERRLRGVESLTAEQSQDLLDDATGDDEDGGLDEGSSAQD
- a CDS encoding glutathione S-transferase N-terminal domain-containing protein, whose amino-acid sequence is MLELYGKSTSINVRKVLWLCAELELDYRHIGADAAAADADLDACVRRFNPNAQVPVLREGDFVLWESNSICRYLAAREKRHDLLPQAPQRRAQVEQWMDWQATDLNTAWRYAFMSVVRRHPEYTDAAAAASSLAHWNRLMGVLDRQLAQTGAHVVGDAFSLADIVLGLSTQRWRMTPGEKPLLPAVQAWFARLGPRAGFALHVDNGVP
- the nfsB gene encoding oxygen-insensitive NAD(P)H nitroreductase, whose protein sequence is MTLAPVALRRHTTKAYDPTRTLPPAVLEDLLEVLHNAPSSVNSQPWHFLVAGTPEARARIARATQPHQPYNTAKITDASHVIVFATRTGIDDAYLAQVIDQETADGRYPTPEAREGQRGALHHYVDLHRHTLGDVQHWMQKQTYLAVGTLLLAAGVHGIDATPMEGFDAEVLDAELGLRARGFTSVVLVALGYGSAANFNAGLPKSRLPREQVFTQL
- a CDS encoding zinc-binding alcohol dehydrogenase family protein, which encodes MKAVAYTEHGLPISDPRALQDITLPIPQPGPRDLRVAVRAISVNPVDTKVRNGVAVTEPRVLGWDAVGIVDAVGDEVALFQPGDAVFYAGAIGRPGSNAEYQLVDERIVGHKPASLDDAAAAALPLTAITAWELLFDRLRIPEGGGKDQTLLVVGAAGGVGSILVQLARQLTRLTVIGTASRPDTQDWVYGLGAHHVIDHAQPLTDGLQRLGIAAVSHVASLTHTDQHYDQIVAALAPQGQLALIDDPGQLDVMALKRKSLSLHWESMFTRSSFNTPDLQRQHDLLERVAALVDAGVLRTTLGEHYGRINAANLRQAHALIESHRARGKLVLEGF
- a CDS encoding LysR family transcriptional regulator gives rise to the protein MKMVRIDDLGLFVRTAALGSFSNAAREADLLPGQVAAAVARLERELDLRLFVRSTRSLRLTAEGALYLPYAQEVLAALSEGQARVRGEDAELRGVLQVAAPSDLGRNVLLPWLSEFRSAHPRLQLRLHLSDQVADVFRDPVDIAFRLGRFDNASYVALPLLPGNRRVLAASPDYLARHGTPDSLDALKDHHCLLYQLAGRAYDRWNFETDGRRVVVPVRGNMVCDDADVVRRWAVAGEGIVFKSWLDVCADVRAGRLQVLLGGAGDSLPLNLVCPHRKQFSPAIRQLHAMFEQRLQPLLKDLPRVAG
- the leuE gene encoding leucine efflux protein LeuE gives rise to the protein MPWMGIQDLWTFVAAVLVFLALPGPGTFTLLTATGRGGVRGGYTALFGLLLGDQILMWLAVAGVAALLKANPLVFHAVQYLGAAYLVWVGISLLRRPRGGGEEGGIRLQPGHYFRQAVLINLLNPKAIIFYMAFLPLFIDPARHQGVVTFATMAVIIFVMGLAYCSVLIGVGNLLRRRILQHPRVGLFLKRVAGVFLIGFGVRLGVSG